From the Hymenobacter yonginensis genome, one window contains:
- a CDS encoding GreA/GreB family elongation factor: protein MSRAFTKEDDSLEAPIVPPRAPLPPGMANYVTPRGLALLRAELTTLDAARTRAEANRENDADRTRLLSLYNAQLTALNARLGSARLIDPRAQPPQEVRFGATVTLRTRSGGRPGTERRFTIVGVDEADVAEGRLAFVAPIARAVQGAQLGQLVTLQLGGQQEEVEVIGISYDDLALPAA, encoded by the coding sequence ATGAGCCGTGCATTCACCAAAGAAGACGATTCGCTGGAGGCGCCCATCGTGCCGCCCCGTGCCCCCCTGCCGCCCGGCATGGCCAACTACGTCACGCCCCGCGGGCTGGCTTTGCTGCGGGCCGAGCTGACCACGCTGGACGCGGCCCGCACCCGCGCCGAAGCCAACCGCGAAAACGACGCCGACCGTACCCGCCTGCTGTCCCTCTACAACGCCCAGCTCACGGCCCTCAACGCCCGGCTCGGCAGTGCCCGGCTGATAGACCCGCGGGCCCAGCCGCCCCAGGAAGTGCGGTTTGGCGCCACCGTAACGCTGCGCACCCGCAGCGGCGGCCGGCCCGGCACCGAGCGGCGCTTCACCATTGTCGGCGTAGACGAAGCCGACGTGGCCGAAGGCCGGCTGGCCTTTGTAGCGCCCATTGCCCGGGCGGTGCAGGGCGCGCAGCTGGGCCAGCTCGTAACGCTGCAGTTGGGCGGCCAGCAGGAAGAAGTGGAAGTAATCGGCATTTCCTACGACGACCTGGCGCTGCCGGCCGCCTAG
- a CDS encoding 1-phosphofructokinase family hexose kinase, which produces MAHIVTLTLNPTVDKSTTADHIIPDQKLRCAAPKFEPGGGGINVSRALRRLGADSVAVFPAGGPTGQLLQELLAQEQVQQLAVETASRTRENFIVVDASSGQQYRFGMPGTELTATEQQQVLAALRNLPEVPEFLVISGSLPPGVEPEFLAEIARWAKQAGTRIIADTSGPALQRILQEGVYLIKPNVGELSKMTGVEELDDEAVAAAAQQLVREGQADIVVVSLGPQGACVVTKDAVDHVPAPAVKKRSTVGAGDSMVAGLVYGLSTGLSLPETARLGVACGSAATMNPGTELFRKPDVDRLYQGLLQRLPQRV; this is translated from the coding sequence ATGGCCCACATCGTCACGCTGACCCTGAACCCGACCGTTGATAAGAGCACCACCGCCGACCACATCATCCCCGACCAGAAGCTGCGCTGCGCCGCGCCCAAGTTCGAGCCCGGTGGCGGCGGCATCAACGTGAGCCGGGCGCTGCGCCGGCTGGGGGCCGACTCGGTGGCGGTGTTTCCGGCCGGCGGGCCCACCGGCCAGCTGCTGCAGGAGCTGCTAGCGCAGGAGCAGGTGCAGCAGCTGGCCGTGGAAACAGCCAGCCGCACCCGCGAAAATTTCATCGTGGTAGATGCTTCCAGTGGCCAGCAGTATCGCTTCGGCATGCCCGGCACCGAGCTGACCGCCACCGAGCAGCAGCAGGTGCTGGCGGCCCTGCGGAACTTGCCCGAGGTCCCCGAGTTCCTGGTCATTAGCGGCAGCTTGCCGCCCGGTGTGGAGCCGGAGTTTCTGGCCGAAATAGCCCGCTGGGCCAAGCAGGCCGGCACCCGCATCATTGCCGATACCTCCGGCCCGGCTTTGCAGCGCATTTTGCAGGAAGGCGTGTACCTGATCAAGCCCAACGTGGGCGAGCTGAGCAAGATGACCGGCGTGGAAGAGCTCGACGACGAAGCCGTAGCCGCCGCCGCCCAGCAGCTGGTGCGCGAGGGCCAGGCCGATATCGTGGTGGTGTCGCTGGGGCCGCAGGGCGCCTGCGTGGTTACCAAGGATGCCGTGGACCACGTGCCGGCTCCCGCCGTGAAAAAGCGCAGCACCGTGGGCGCCGGCGACAGTATGGTGGCGGGCCTGGTATACGGCCTCAGCACCGGCCTGAGCCTGCCCGAAACGGCCCGCCTGGGCGTGGCCTGCGGCTCGGCCGCCACCATGAACCCCGGCACCGAGCTGTTCCGCAAGCCCGACGTGGACCGCCTCTACCAGGGCCTGCTGCAGCGCCTGCCGCAGCGCGTCTAG
- a CDS encoding NUDIX hydrolase, translating into MPLIDKIAWLHLHDGRILSTRSRGKNRYYLPGGKREPGETDADTLLREIREELTVTLDATSLQPRGVFTAPAHGHAPEVLVQMTLYAATYTGQLQPATEIEEIVWLTYRHRPQVSAVDQLIFDWLHENGELAE; encoded by the coding sequence ATGCCCCTCATCGACAAGATTGCCTGGCTGCACCTGCACGATGGCCGCATCCTCAGCACCCGCAGCCGGGGCAAAAACCGGTACTACCTGCCCGGCGGCAAGCGCGAGCCAGGCGAAACCGACGCCGATACGCTGCTGCGTGAAATCCGGGAGGAGCTGACCGTAACGCTGGATGCGACCAGTCTGCAACCGCGCGGCGTGTTCACGGCCCCCGCCCACGGCCACGCGCCCGAGGTACTGGTGCAGATGACGCTCTACGCCGCCACCTATACCGGCCAGCTACAGCCCGCCACCGAAATCGAGGAAATCGTCTGGCTCACCTACCGCCACCGCCCCCAGGTGTCGGCCGTGGACCAGTTGATTTTCGACTGGCTGCACGAGAACGGGGAGTTGGCGGAGTAG
- a CDS encoding nucleotidyltransferase domain-containing protein, translated as MNKSEWENRLNQWRQPLSETEEKRCANAERMVKEALKADTELAKRNIEIFLQGSYRNNTNVRTESDIDICVRLMDVFFTHLPPNSSNETFGLTDAVGPKYADYKQEVINALVAKFGEKNVEVGKKAVVVIENSYRIHADVVICYEHRRYRENGGYYSGVEFRSTLGDKIINFPLHHIENGTTKNVATGHQYKRIARILKTLNIEMDGVSGYKRLPSFFIECLAWNVPNETLINHSTYYDAVRASLQFLHANLTDESKYSEWGEVSELLYLFRGHSKWTAQDGVKFAESAWEYAEFTKND; from the coding sequence ATGAACAAGTCAGAATGGGAGAACCGCCTTAACCAATGGCGGCAACCACTTTCAGAAACAGAGGAAAAAAGGTGCGCCAATGCAGAAAGGATGGTAAAGGAGGCATTAAAAGCCGACACGGAATTAGCAAAAAGAAACATAGAAATATTCTTACAAGGTTCTTATAGAAATAATACTAATGTTAGAACAGAAAGTGACATAGACATTTGTGTAAGATTGATGGATGTATTTTTTACGCACTTACCTCCAAATTCATCCAATGAAACATTCGGCCTAACTGATGCAGTAGGCCCCAAATATGCAGATTACAAGCAAGAAGTGATTAATGCATTGGTAGCGAAGTTTGGCGAGAAAAACGTTGAAGTGGGAAAGAAGGCAGTCGTAGTTATAGAAAATTCCTATCGCATTCATGCCGACGTCGTAATATGCTATGAACACAGACGGTATAGAGAAAATGGCGGCTACTATTCAGGTGTTGAATTTCGATCAACATTGGGAGATAAAATAATCAACTTTCCACTGCATCACATAGAAAATGGCACAACAAAGAATGTAGCAACAGGCCATCAATACAAGAGGATCGCCAGAATACTTAAAACACTAAATATAGAAATGGATGGTGTTTCTGGTTATAAAAGGTTGCCATCATTTTTCATTGAGTGTTTGGCATGGAATGTACCAAATGAAACTCTTATAAATCATTCGACCTACTACGACGCAGTTCGGGCATCACTTCAGTTTTTACACGCCAACCTTACTGACGAAAGCAAGTATTCTGAATGGGGAGAAGTAAGTGAACTTCTATATCTATTCAGAGGACATTCTAAGTGGACAGCTCAGGATGGAGTAAAGTTTGCAGAATCAGCTTGGGAATACGCAGAATTCACAAAAAATGATTAA